From the genome of Salvelinus alpinus chromosome 19, SLU_Salpinus.1, whole genome shotgun sequence, one region includes:
- the LOC139545458 gene encoding BCL2/adenovirus E1B 19 kDa protein-interacting protein 3-like — MLTNTKVGNMSTTTAAQQNINGEPGLNGSWVELELNGNNRNQALLPNPNTENGNEGESQAPQALEVVPEEVEESLTGGLGHVPSSSSIHNADMKKILLDAQHESSQSSSSCDSPHRPSSPDQDDSQVTFDVEMSSRRGSQSEEEGLEKDREDDILMNKGADWVADWSSRPENIPPKEFHFQHPRHSVSLSMRKSGAMKKGGVFSAEFLKVFIPSLVLSHILALGIGVYLGKRLTTPSTSSF, encoded by the exons ATGTTGACGAACACTAAGGTAGGGAACATGTCCACCACCACTGCTGCTCAGCAAAACATTAACGGGGAGCCTGGCCTCAACG GGTCGTGGGTAGAGCTGGAGCTGAATGGAAACAACAGGAACCAGGCTCTGCTGCCAAACCCCAACACGGAGAATGGGAATGAGGGGGAGAGTCAGGCCCCTCAGGCTCTGGAGGTGGTgccagaggaggtggaggagagtcTGACAGGGGGGCTGGGGCACGTGccctcatcctcctctatccACAATGCAGACATGAAGAAGATCCTCCTGGATGCCCAGCACGAGTCCAGCCAAAGCAGCTCCTCCTGTGACAG TCCTCACAGACCTTCCAGTCCAGATCAGGATGACAGCCAGGTCACCTTTGACGTGGAGATGTCCAGTAGGCGAGGGAGCCAG TCAGAGGAGGAAGGcctagagaaagacagagaagatGATATCCTGATGAACAAAGGTGCGGACTGGGTTGCAGATTGGTCCAGTCGGCCCGAAAACATTCCCCCCAA GGAGTTCCACTTCCAACACCCCAGACACTCAGTATCCCTCAGCATGAGAAAGAGTGGAGCCATGAAGAAAGGGGGTGTCTTCTCTGCTGAGTTCCTCAAAGTCTTCATCCCCTCCTTAGTCCTGTCTCACATCCTTGCCCTTGGTATCGG GGTCTACCTTGGAAAGAGACTCACCACGCCTTCCACCAGCTCTTTCTAA
- the LOC139545457 gene encoding putative nuclease HARBI1 isoform X1 encodes MKGQNCVFLSALTMACPFVRDVVDEEALVLRRAFRRERVFRDRLDPLAFPDDHLYERYRFSADGIRYLCRLLGPRIKHRTARSHALSVEQMVCVALRFFASGAFLYSVGDAEQLNKATICRTIRSVCLAIKALADVFISFPGHRRLCDIKEEFYRIAGFPNVIGAVDCTHIRIKAPSGAHEADFVNRKSFHSINVQMVCNADCVISNVVAKWPGSVHDSRIFRASEIYQCLSQGEFSGVLLGDRGYGCQPFLLTPFTDPQEAQQAYNHAHARTRARVEMTFGLLKARFHCLHKLRVSPVRACDITVACAVLHNVACLRKERAPRVPPAMDWDNPAIFPDDDSGRLLRDQYVLNYFS; translated from the exons atgaagggccaaaattgtgtgttcctttctgctctgacaatggcatgcccattcgtgcgagatgtggtggatgaagaagcacttgtgctgaggagagccttcaggcgagaaagggtcttcagggaccggttggacccactggccttccctgatgaccatctatatgaaagatacaggttttctgcagatggcatcaggtatctatgcagactactgggtcccaggattaagcaccgcactgcacggagccatgcactgagtgtggagcaaatggtttgtgtggccttgcgcttttttgctagtggagccttcctgtactcagtgggggatgcagaacagctgaacaaggccacaatttgccgcacaataaggagtgtgtgtctggctatcaaagcattagcagatgtcttcatctccttccctggccacagaagactctgtgacatcaaagaggagttctataggattgcag gtttccccaatgtcattggtgcagtggactgcacacacataaggataaaagccccctcaggtgcccatgaggccgattttgtgaataggaaatcctttcacagcattaatgttcag atggtctgcaatgctgactgtgtgatcagcaatgttgtggcaaaatggcctggctcagtccatgactccagaatctttcgggcctctgaaatctatcagtgcctatcacaag gtgaattctctggtgtgttgctgggagacagggggtatggctgccagccttttctcctgacacctttcacagacccccaggaagcacagcaggcctacaaccatgcccatgccaggaccagggccagagttgaaatgacctttggcctcctgaaggcacgctttcactgccttcacaaattaagggtcagccctgttagggcatgtgatattactgtggcttgtgctgtcctccacaatgtggcctgcctgaggaaggagagggcccccagagtgccaccagccatggactgggacaatccggcaatcttccctgatgacgacagtggtcggctgctgagggaccaatatgtgttgaattattttagttag
- the LOC139545457 gene encoding myb/SANT-like DNA-binding domain-containing protein 4 isoform X3 yields the protein MATRAAYFSPSEAQILMEAYEEVKDIIKKKGNTATVIKQREKAWQSIADRLNALNMNGPKRTWQQVKIKYKNILQNAVKKNTHRQGTGGGSPKADLTPAEDMALELNKGRPVLEGIPGGKETSIGSSQDATRFIQVSGSTVFLLEPPAQAPDDADPGEGPSAAATAHDGDDDEEETISLDSRRHEDPDAIQWENQPGNISSQAIRKLYGNHLRRQIELADIDIQYKKKRMENLALESEIKKRTIRKLDLEIKKLERELQEDDTAQNKN from the exons atggcaactagagccgcgtacttttccccgtcggaagcacaaatcctcatggaggcatacgaggaggtaaaagatataattaagaagaaaggcaacaccgccacagtgataaagcaaagagaaaaagcgtggcaaagtattgcagaccgcctgaatgc attaaacatgaacgggccaaaacggacatggcagcaggtcaaaatcaaatacaagaacattctgcagaatg cagtgaaaaagaatacccacagacaaggcacgggtggtgggtcaccaaaggctgaccttaccccagcagaggacatggccttggagctaaataaaggcaggcccgtcttagaggggatccctggggggaaagagacgagcataggttcctcccaagatgccacccgcttcattcaag tgtctggcagcactgtgttcctgttagagccaccagcacaagcaccagacgatgctgatcca ggtgaaggccccagtgcagcagcaacagcacatgatggagacgatgatgaggaggagaccatctctctggattccagaaggcatgag gacccagatgctatacagtgggaaaaccagcctggcaacata agctcacaagctatcagaaagttgtatggcaaccacctccggcgccaaatagaactggcagacatagacattcagtacaagaagaaaaggatggaaaatcttgcactggagtccgaaataaaaaagaggacaattaggaaactggaccttgaaataaaaaaacttgagagggag ctccaagaagatgacacagctcaaaataaaaattag
- the LOC139545457 gene encoding myb/SANT-like DNA-binding domain-containing protein 4 isoform X2, with amino-acid sequence MATRAAYFSPSEAQILMEAYEEVKDIIKKKGNTATVIKQREKAWQSIADRLNALNMNGPKRTWQQVKIKYKNILQNAVKKNTHRQGTGGGSPKADLTPAEDMALELNKGRPVLEGIPGGKETSIGSSQDATRFIQVSGSTVFLLEPPAQAPDDADPGEGPSAAATAHDGDDDEEETISLDSRRHEDPDAIQWENQPGNISSQAIRKLYGNHLRRQIELADIDIQYKKKRMENLALESEIKKRTIRKLDLEIKKLEREVRYAFNVHCMLTVTQMY; translated from the exons atggcaactagagccgcgtacttttccccgtcggaagcacaaatcctcatggaggcatacgaggaggtaaaagatataattaagaagaaaggcaacaccgccacagtgataaagcaaagagaaaaagcgtggcaaagtattgcagaccgcctgaatgc attaaacatgaacgggccaaaacggacatggcagcaggtcaaaatcaaatacaagaacattctgcagaatg cagtgaaaaagaatacccacagacaaggcacgggtggtgggtcaccaaaggctgaccttaccccagcagaggacatggccttggagctaaataaaggcaggcccgtcttagaggggatccctggggggaaagagacgagcataggttcctcccaagatgccacccgcttcattcaag tgtctggcagcactgtgttcctgttagagccaccagcacaagcaccagacgatgctgatcca ggtgaaggccccagtgcagcagcaacagcacatgatggagacgatgatgaggaggagaccatctctctggattccagaaggcatgag gacccagatgctatacagtgggaaaaccagcctggcaacata agctcacaagctatcagaaagttgtatggcaaccacctccggcgccaaatagaactggcagacatagacattcagtacaagaagaaaaggatggaaaatcttgcactggagtccgaaataaaaaagaggacaattaggaaactggaccttgaaataaaaaaacttgagagggaggtgagatatgccttcaatgtacactgtatgctaactgtaacacaaatgtattaa